From a single Nothobranchius furzeri strain GRZ-AD chromosome 9, NfurGRZ-RIMD1, whole genome shotgun sequence genomic region:
- the LOC129162189 gene encoding uncharacterized protein, translated as MDSIEHAIQSVLPQLQREKVEAVIHEFETTLGVEGPDDLQFIKEADISHLLSPIQCRRLINSFKSHPKSPQPITSSPVSSPSSSFSNEPCTSPLTSPQGHSKWVDGFQVQWDKMRPALKRAIDDGNRPEPGDRRHMVKVIVDSMREHCLNPTRKDCTTVAKAITQMYPGSFLDKTDEGESIGCGYFTLLQQLKTRVEYVNRDNTLSRLRRPRRSDTSEDDQPPPPAKCAKIDSYGCINWQPQEYPEGETAQSLEEKRKEMIDIFTQDGPKAAERGRVKELMTNTYSKQREDIDADPSPSILDISKRWPFLLS; from the exons ATGGACTCCATTGAGCATGCAATACAGAGCGTGCTACCACAGCTACAGAGGGAGAAGGTGGAAGCAGTGATTCACGAGTTTGAAACCACATTGGGTGTGGAAGGGCCAGATGATCTTCAGTTTATCAAAGAGGCAGACATCAGTCACCTACTATCGCCCATTCAGTGCAGAAGATTGATTAATTCTTTCAAAAGTC ATCCAAAAAGTCCTCAGCCTATCACCTCCTCACCCGTTTCTTCCCCCTCTAGCTCATTTTCAAATGAGCCTTGCACCAGTCCATTAACCAGTCCACAAGGACACAGCAAATGGGTAGACGGATTTCAGGTGCAATGGGACAAAATGAGGCCCGCTCTCAAAAGAGCCATTGATGATGGTAATCGTCCAGAGCCAGGGGATCGCAGACACATGGTGAAAGTCATTGTTGATTCCATGAGAGAACACTGCTTGAACCCGACACGAAAAGACTGCACAACAGTAGCAAAAGCTATAACTCAGATGTATCCTGGCAGCTTTTTAGATAAAACAGATGAGGGAGAAAGTATTGGATGTGGATACTTCACTTTACTGCAGCAGCTGAAAACCAGAGTTGAATATGTCAACAGAGACAACACACTCTCCCGCCTGAGGAGGCCCAGAAGGTCAGACACAAGTGAGGATGACCAGCCGCCACCACCTGCTAAATGTGCTAAAATCGACAGTTATGGTTGTATTAACTGGCAGCCACAGGAGTATCCAGAGGGGGAAACGGCTCAATCACTAGAAGAAAAGAGGAAAGAAATGATAGATATTTTTACTCAAGATGGACCAAAGGCAGCTGAGAGAGGAAGGGTAAAGGAACTTATGACAAATACATATTCAAAACAGCGAGAAGACATCGATGCTGACCCATCTCCCAGCATTCTGGACATAAGTAAACGGTGGCCATTTCTCCTGTCTTAG